Part of the Pseudobacteriovorax antillogorgiicola genome, AAATTTAGGAATCTCTTCCGCCGTTCGACCAAATAAAATCACTGGTTCGTAATGAATCCCCAAATTCCCGTACTGATCTCTCGCAGGGCATCGCTCAGACATTTTCATCCTCACATAGTGGTGAATCATGCCATGCAAGTCTTCTTGGTCACGACCTTCCGAAAGAGCGGCAAAAACCATTTCGAACTGCTTTGGGGGGATCAGTTCAAGATCGTTCCCTAACTCGTCACAAACGTGGACATGATAGACGGTCGAATCCGGGATATGATTAACAAAATTGAAAGCTGCCGACATTGAGTAGCTCGTCATCGGAGTCAGGGAATCAGCAACAATGATCTTGGATTCGACAGAAAGGGCCTGTCGCAAACCTCTGGGCACCATCAGCACCGGAACATGTGCAGTCTTCACTAGACTCACTAGCCCTGATGTCATGCGCTTTACGATGCTTCTATAGTCATTTTCACGGCCAACGATTATCAGGCTTGCCTGGTGATGATCCACCAGATCCACCAATTCATCCTCAAACCAGCCTCGCCGGATCGTCCTTGCAACGATACAATCACTATTAAACCGGGCCATGATTTCATTCATCTTGTCTTCAGCACGAGCCTGCCTTATCATAGGGTCCTTGACCGGATAAAGAGACTCAGGGAAATATGCACTTTCATAAACATAGGGTGTGGTGTTAGGCAAGATATGGCAAAGCTCTAAATCCATATCAGAACGTTCGCATAAACTGATTGCATAGCGAATCACATGGTCTTCGTTTCCTGACAGTGAAAGAGCTAGTAAAGCTCGGGGTCGATTTTGTCTCATAGAACACCTCCTTCCAAAACTCTCATCGGAGCTGCCAAGCCAAATCACTCTTAGCTTTTTGTAAAACTTTCTTAGTGAAAGATTTCTATACGTTTTCCTGGCGACACCCCGCTCTTTCAGAGTTATGAATAAAACACAGCAAGCTTGATAGTTCGATTTGTACTCATTGGTAATGAATTGACAGATGATATTGCTTTCCGGGAGTCTTCAATGGAATACCAAACCCTGAACATACTCATGCATACAACCCACATTGCAGTAATTCTCACCAACTGCCTATTCTGGGCTTTCAAAGGTTGGCCGAGAAAGCTATTTCTAGCCAGCTTTTCCCTCACTATTATTTCATGGTTAGGCTTTGGAATTTACTACGGACTTGGTTATTGCTTTCTCACGGATATTCACTGGCAGATTTTAAGGGAGTCAGGTGACACAAATTTGCCCCCCAGTTATATTCACTTTATTCTGGAACGATGGTTTGAAATCTACATTTCACGGTCAAAGGTTGACCTCATGGTAGGATTGGTTTTTGGCTTTCTTGCACTCATCTATATTGGTTTTGTGGCCCAGGCAGTAAAAGCCAAGGCCATTTGCCATCAAGACAAGGATTCGTCAACAAACTCTTGAAGCTTTTCCAAGCCTTTGAAGCCAGTGTACATCCCCTTCTTTTCTTTATCTGCGAAAACAAAAAACAAAGGAAGGCTTCCGGTTCCAGCGAGATCAAGCATTTCCGGATGATCGTCGACATTGATCTTGGCAAATGTGAGTCCATGGGTATTGTTTTTTTCCATACGATCTGTCGCTGAGTTAGAAAGCTTGCAGATTCCACAGCCTCGTTTCCAAAGCTTTAAGAACACCTTGTCACCATTATCAAGACTTTGCTTTAACTGATCTGGTTTCCACTCTTCCATATAGCTTTCCTTTTGCCGCATCAAGTTTGAGTTTTTGAGCCTGCCAAGCACATGGCGAGGCTGAATCCCTAGTATAAGCCCTCTAGCGCTCAAGGCAAGGGGGGGATGACCTGAGAATACCGGACACAATGTTGCGGCTGCGAAAGTTCTTTAGCGATCCTCACTAAGGCCTCTCGATGCCCTTTTGGCAGTGGGCAAATGTACTGAAATTTTCCGCAGTCATGATGATAGACCACCGAGAAATTGTAGGCCCCTGCATGGGTCGTCGTAACTTTGCTGATTTTAAATACGGGAGCAATGACTTTCTTATAGGCTGCCAGCCATTTTTTAGCTTCTTTTACCTCCGGGCTGTTTTGCGTGATTTGTTGCTGTCCGAGCTTCATTTGGCCCTCAACAGCCTGCAAACGGTGGCGGACACCATTGATCTTTTCTTCAAGTATCGCGTTGAATTCATCCATCCTAGCCTTTTCCACCAGAGGCTCTAGCTTCCTCTTAAGATCTGCCTGCTCCTTTTCCAACTGACCAATTTTCTGCCGCCAAAGCCCCAAATTTTGCTCAAGCATATCGATGCGATTCTTGCCGTTGATCAGAGCGCCGGCCACTTCGGATCGACAGTTTTCCCTGATATTTTGTTCATACTCATTTCCACTTAGGAAACTACTCAATACCAGCCATAGGCTGAGTCGCCATAGAGTCATTCGCTTGCCCCGATAATCAACATGAATTTTTCTACTGATTATCTTAATATCACTCCCAGGAAAGACTCAAGATACGGACCCTAGCAGACAAACTGTACAGGGCAATTGGGAGGCAAACGATGAAAGCTAAAGGTAACTTTTTTCTCGATAACGACGATATGCGCTATCAAATTCTCCAAGAAGACAAGCTGCATGAGCTATACAAGCTGTTTTCCAGTGATGAAAAAGAGGCTTTGGGGGTCAGCACAACTGAAGAGTTTCAGTCTTTATGGCTGGAGATGATCGAGTCTGTGGGCGAGTTTGCAGGCACACAGCTACGCGACAATGCTGCTCAAGTAGAAAAAGAAGACCTCGTTCTAAAAGACGGTAAGGTGGAAGTTCCTCCTACCATGCAAAGCAATGTCAAAACGTTTGTAGAGCTTGGGGCACACGCTCTATCAGTTCCCATTAAGCATGGCGGAATGGATGCCCCCATTCTAATGGAGCTGGCGGGAAGCGAGATGATCGCACGGGCCTGCCCATCGACACTACTTAATGTTGGCTGGTACAGCTCGATTGCTAACATCATCGCCCTGTTTGGTAACGAAGAGATACAATCGATGTTTCTTCCCGACATGATTACCGGCGAAGTATCAGGGTCCATGTCGCTCACGGAACCCGATGTCGGCTCCGACTTGGCTAGCATGAGGTCCTATGGCGAAGAGCAAGAGGATGGAACTTGGAAGATCTATGGTTCCAAACAGTTCATCAGCAACGGCTCTGGAGGTTTGAGCCTCGTCCTAGCCCAAAATAAAAAAGGTGCCAAAGGACTTAAGAGCCTGTCTCTATTCGTTGTCCCCCAAGAGCTGGACGGCAAGGCAAACTATATTGTTAGCAAAATCGAAGAAAAGCCAGGTCTTCACGGCTCAGCCACATGTGCTTTACAGTTTGATGGCTCAAAAGGTTGGCTAGTTGGCAAGAACGGCCTTGGGTTCAAGTATATGTCCCTTCTCATGAACGAGGCCCGCCTCGCAGTTGGCTTTCAAGGCTTAGGTCTGATGGAAGCCTGCTATCGGCTCGCAAAGGACTACGCGGATCAACGGGTCGCATGGAGCAAACCGATTTCGCAGCACGAGATGATCTGTGAGAAGCTACTCGACATGGAAGCCGAGATCAAAACCTTCCGAAGCCTACTCTACCGCGGCTCATACTATGCATCCATCGTCCACTTCATGGAGCGACGAATCGAAGACAAGGCTCTCGGCGACGAGCGAACGAAAGAGCTTGAGAAAGAGATCAAGAATTACCAGAGAAAACTCAGAGAGTGGACACCTCTACTTAAATGGTGGTCTGGTGAGCGTTCCTTTGTGATCGCTAGAACCTGCCTGCAAATCCATGGTGGCTACGGTTTCACCAAAGAGTACCAGCCTGAATGGTGGGTGCGTGAGAGCCTTATCATCAGTATCTATGAAGGCACCTCTGAAATTCAAGCTCTCATGTGTATAAAAGATACCATCAAGGACATCATTCGCAACCCAAGACGATTTGCGGAAAGCTTGGTGGCAGCAAGGATGAAGGCACTTGCAGAAACGGATGCCATCAAAAAACGCTATTACAGAATCAAGTTGACTTACCTAAACAGTATTGTCACCTTGGTCATGAAACTGATGAAGCAAAATGTAAAAGGCACCTTCAACGAGAACAAATCGTCTGACATCATCGGCCTCTTGAAAAAACTTCGAGAAACGTTAGTTACCTTTGACAACATCTCTCCTGCCTTGCTGAATGCCTCGCGCATCTGTGAAATGAAAGCAATTGTAGCCCTTT contains:
- a CDS encoding thioredoxin family protein, whose protein sequence is MEEWKPDQLKQSLDNGDKVFLKLWKRGCGICKLSNSATDRMEKNNTHGLTFAKINVDDHPEMLDLAGTGSLPLFFVFADKEKKGMYTGFKGLEKLQEFVDESLS
- a CDS encoding acyl-CoA dehydrogenase family protein — its product is MKAKGNFFLDNDDMRYQILQEDKLHELYKLFSSDEKEALGVSTTEEFQSLWLEMIESVGEFAGTQLRDNAAQVEKEDLVLKDGKVEVPPTMQSNVKTFVELGAHALSVPIKHGGMDAPILMELAGSEMIARACPSTLLNVGWYSSIANIIALFGNEEIQSMFLPDMITGEVSGSMSLTEPDVGSDLASMRSYGEEQEDGTWKIYGSKQFISNGSGGLSLVLAQNKKGAKGLKSLSLFVVPQELDGKANYIVSKIEEKPGLHGSATCALQFDGSKGWLVGKNGLGFKYMSLLMNEARLAVGFQGLGLMEACYRLAKDYADQRVAWSKPISQHEMICEKLLDMEAEIKTFRSLLYRGSYYASIVHFMERRIEDKALGDERTKELEKEIKNYQRKLREWTPLLKWWSGERSFVIARTCLQIHGGYGFTKEYQPEWWVRESLIISIYEGTSEIQALMCIKDTIKDIIRNPRRFAESLVAARMKALAETDAIKKRYYRIKLTYLNSIVTLVMKLMKQNVKGTFNENKSSDIIGLLKKLRETLVTFDNISPALLNASRICEMKAIVALSKAAVEDGERDPSRRSFALRFVNRWYPTMLRNKAELEWDDEQVAAIAQSKDDIAQASEG
- a CDS encoding universal stress protein — protein: MRQNRPRALLALSLSGNEDHVIRYAISLCERSDMDLELCHILPNTTPYVYESAYFPESLYPVKDPMIRQARAEDKMNEIMARFNSDCIVARTIRRGWFEDELVDLVDHHQASLIIVGRENDYRSIVKRMTSGLVSLVKTAHVPVLMVPRGLRQALSVESKIIVADSLTPMTSYSMSAAFNFVNHIPDSTVYHVHVCDELGNDLELIPPKQFEMVFAALSEGRDQEDLHGMIHHYVRMKMSERCPARDQYGNLGIHYEPVILFGRTAEEIPKFEAKVDADLLVVGYHQKSFLSGLLRGRQLPFQDQMKFPVPVLVMPRLSEQDASQFSLAA
- a CDS encoding DUF2784 family protein; the encoded protein is MEYQTLNILMHTTHIAVILTNCLFWAFKGWPRKLFLASFSLTIISWLGFGIYYGLGYCFLTDIHWQILRESGDTNLPPSYIHFILERWFEIYISRSKVDLMVGLVFGFLALIYIGFVAQAVKAKAICHQDKDSSTNS